One Rhodococcus jostii RHA1 DNA window includes the following coding sequences:
- a CDS encoding IS5 family transposase — protein MDAILFIVRGGIAWRQLPMEFPPAGTVYAIFTRWSHSGAWQRIGIGGRYRLRVDDRRGRAPGPPVTHPQAVAQRVDVPRSGRGWDGGKRTNGVKRHVAVDVNGLLLAVVVTAASIQDRDAAHRLLTALRGRFSTIRLVWADGAYPGRLPVWAKDALALPMQIIKRIPGATGFHVRPRVWVVERSFA, from the coding sequence GTGGACGCCATCTTGTTCATCGTCCGCGGTGGTATCGCGTGGCGGCAACTGCCGATGGAGTTCCCGCCAGCCGGGACGGTGTACGCGATCTTCACCCGCTGGTCCCACAGCGGCGCGTGGCAGCGCATCGGTATCGGCGGCCGGTACCGTCTGCGAGTCGATGATCGCCGCGGTCGGGCACCGGGCCCGCCCGTCACGCACCCGCAGGCGGTCGCGCAGCGCGTCGACGTGCCCCGATCGGGCCGCGGCTGGGATGGCGGCAAGAGAACGAACGGCGTCAAGCGACACGTTGCCGTGGATGTGAACGGACTGCTGCTCGCCGTCGTCGTCACCGCTGCCTCGATCCAGGACCGCGACGCCGCGCACCGACTCCTGACCGCACTGCGCGGCAGGTTCTCCACCATCCGGCTGGTCTGGGCCGACGGCGCTTATCCTGGACGGCTGCCCGTCTGGGCGAAAGACGCTCTCGCCCTGCCTATGCAGATCATCAAACGCATCCCCGGCGCCACCGGTTTCCACGTCCGACCCCGCGTTTGGGTGGTCGAGAGAAGTTTCGCGTAG
- a CDS encoding MFS transporter, translating to MQTLVVPLIGELPELLDTTRSNATWVVTATLLAAAVATPISGRLGDLYGKRRIMLGCSALLVAGSLVCALSTSVVPMIAGRALQGAAMGLIPLGISAMRDLLPPEKFGTSIALMSASMGIGGALGLPVAAAVAEYSNWRTLFWGSTVLAVAIAALIYFLIPATPVTARGTFDPVGAIGLGIGLICLLLGVSKGADWGWTSGTTLGLLVGAVVVLLAWGWFELRTRDPLVDLRVTARPVVLLTNLSSVVIGFAMYAQSLIVPQLLQLLQLPTETGYGLGQDMLEMGLWMAPGGFMMMLISPVGARISHARGPKTTLALGAAVVAVGYLAAVGLMGSTWGLLVAVCITSGGVGFAYGAMPALIMGSVPISETGSATSFNTLMRSIGTSVSAAVVGVVLAHMTTTDFGGVPLPSESGFQVGLLIGAAVAAVAALLALLIPTRAAREAEERIEHAIDEVDAEAAVAVRR from the coding sequence ATGCAGACGCTCGTCGTGCCGCTGATCGGCGAGCTGCCCGAGCTGCTCGATACGACGCGCTCGAACGCGACCTGGGTCGTCACCGCAACCCTGCTGGCTGCCGCCGTCGCCACCCCGATCAGCGGACGCCTCGGCGACCTGTACGGCAAACGTCGCATCATGCTGGGCTGCTCGGCACTGCTCGTCGCGGGCTCGCTGGTCTGTGCCCTGTCGACGTCGGTGGTTCCCATGATCGCCGGCCGCGCCCTCCAGGGCGCGGCCATGGGCCTGATCCCGCTGGGGATCAGCGCGATGCGTGACCTACTGCCTCCCGAGAAGTTCGGTACCTCGATCGCCCTGATGAGTGCGTCCATGGGCATCGGCGGTGCGCTCGGCCTGCCGGTCGCCGCGGCGGTCGCCGAGTACTCGAACTGGCGGACGCTGTTCTGGGGATCCACCGTCCTGGCCGTCGCCATCGCGGCGCTCATCTACTTCCTCATCCCCGCCACCCCCGTGACCGCCCGCGGCACGTTCGACCCGGTGGGGGCGATCGGGTTGGGCATCGGCCTAATTTGCCTGCTGCTCGGTGTCTCGAAGGGTGCCGACTGGGGTTGGACCAGCGGCACCACCCTCGGCCTGCTGGTCGGAGCCGTCGTCGTCCTCCTCGCCTGGGGCTGGTTCGAGCTGCGCACCCGGGATCCGCTGGTCGACCTGCGCGTGACCGCTCGGCCGGTCGTGCTGCTGACGAATCTGTCCTCGGTGGTCATCGGTTTCGCGATGTACGCCCAGTCGCTGATCGTGCCCCAGCTTCTCCAGCTTCTCCAGCTGCCGACCGAGACCGGCTACGGCCTCGGCCAGGACATGCTCGAGATGGGTCTGTGGATGGCGCCGGGCGGTTTCATGATGATGCTGATATCACCGGTCGGGGCACGCATCTCGCATGCTCGCGGTCCCAAGACCACCCTCGCTCTGGGCGCGGCCGTCGTGGCCGTCGGCTATCTGGCCGCGGTCGGTCTCATGGGCTCGACCTGGGGTCTGCTCGTCGCGGTCTGCATCACCAGCGGTGGTGTCGGTTTCGCCTACGGCGCCATGCCCGCCCTCATCATGGGCTCGGTTCCGATCTCCGAGACCGGGTCGGCCACCAGTTTCAACACCCTGATGCGCTCCATTGGCACCTCTGTCTCGGCCGCCGTCGTCGGGGTGGTCCTCGCTCACATGACCACCACCGACTTCGGCGGTGTCCCCCTCCCGAGCGAGTCCGGGTTCCAGGTCGGCCTGCTCATCGGAGCCGCGGTTGCCGCGGTCGCCGCACTCCTCGCCCTCCTCATCCCGACCCGGGCCGCCCGCGAGGCCGAGGAGCGTATCGAGCACGCGATCGACGAGGTCGACGCCGAGGCAGCAGTAGCCGTTCGGCGATAG
- a CDS encoding IS701-like element ISRhosp3 family transposase encodes MVLDLVAAELEALHERISSRFARSEPRSRVREYVTGLVAGLERKNGWTLAERAGEMSPDGMQRLLRRADWDVDGVRDDVRDYAVERLGDPAGVLIVDDTGFLKKGTRSAGVQRQYSGTAGRVENCQIGVFLAYASGAGHALIDRELYLPESWTSDRDRCRAAGIGDEVEFATKPVLAQHMIERALDAQVPFSWATADEAYGQVKYLRVWLEERDISYVLATRRNDDVFTPDGRAGRADEMIAAIPPKQWRRISAGDGAHGRREYSWVRIPIRIAWAPGRGHWLLARRSLSDPTEIAYYICAGPRRTTLTELATVAGSRWRVEECFQQAKNEAGLDQYQVRTYRAWYAHITLSMLALAWLAGTKTEAIKGESEPMIRT; translated from the coding sequence GTGGTCCTCGATCTGGTTGCTGCCGAGTTGGAAGCGTTGCATGAGCGGATCTCCAGTCGGTTCGCCCGGTCGGAACCGCGGTCCCGGGTCCGTGAATATGTGACGGGTTTGGTTGCGGGTCTGGAACGCAAGAACGGGTGGACCCTCGCCGAGCGAGCCGGTGAAATGAGCCCGGACGGTATGCAACGCCTGCTGCGGCGGGCCGACTGGGACGTCGACGGGGTCCGCGACGACGTGCGTGACTATGCGGTCGAACGCCTCGGCGATCCGGCCGGCGTGTTGATCGTCGATGACACCGGTTTCCTCAAGAAGGGCACCCGCTCGGCCGGGGTGCAACGCCAGTACTCGGGCACCGCCGGGCGCGTGGAGAATTGTCAGATCGGGGTGTTCCTCGCCTACGCGTCCGGCGCCGGGCACGCGCTCATCGACCGGGAGCTCTACCTCCCCGAGTCCTGGACCTCCGACCGGGACCGGTGCCGCGCCGCCGGGATCGGCGACGAGGTGGAGTTCGCGACCAAACCCGTTCTGGCGCAGCACATGATCGAACGCGCCCTCGACGCACAGGTCCCATTCTCCTGGGCCACCGCCGACGAAGCCTACGGGCAGGTGAAGTACCTGCGGGTCTGGCTCGAGGAACGCGACATTTCCTACGTGCTGGCCACCCGCCGCAACGACGACGTGTTCACCCCGGATGGCCGCGCCGGCCGCGCCGACGAGATGATCGCCGCGATCCCGCCGAAACAGTGGCGCCGCATCTCCGCCGGCGACGGCGCCCACGGCCGACGCGAGTACTCCTGGGTCCGGATCCCGATCCGGATCGCCTGGGCACCCGGGCGCGGGCACTGGTTGCTCGCCCGCCGATCACTGTCGGATCCGACCGAGATCGCGTACTACATCTGCGCCGGACCCCGCCGCACCACGCTCACCGAACTCGCCACCGTCGCCGGCTCGCGGTGGCGGGTCGAGGAATGCTTCCAACAGGCCAAGAACGAGGCCGGCCTCGACCAGTACCAGGTACGCACCTACCGGGCCTGGTACGCCCACATCACCTTGTCGATGCTCGCCCTCGCCTGGCTCGCAGGCACGAAAACCGAAGCCATAAAAGGGGAATCGGAACCGATGATCAGGACATGA
- a CDS encoding DUF6292 family protein, with amino-acid sequence MISHLRRPGSPVVADYIEEVAAAADAQSIQWWDGDHGVDAVLVLPCHIEHFRPQWAVLAWNHRFGWAVGAQGQTRGTVVLLDGLGVGPAPTPDRCAAAATTTILALYDWTPPPPAVTAPWQQPCTALGNTPPFYRLDPAPRKVHGHFTPKPPSQPSR; translated from the coding sequence ATGATCAGCCATCTTCGCCGCCCGGGCTCGCCCGTGGTCGCCGACTACATCGAGGAGGTCGCGGCCGCGGCCGACGCGCAGTCGATCCAGTGGTGGGACGGCGACCACGGCGTCGACGCCGTACTGGTGCTGCCCTGCCACATCGAACACTTCCGGCCACAGTGGGCCGTGCTGGCCTGGAACCACCGATTCGGATGGGCGGTAGGCGCGCAAGGACAGACCCGCGGAACGGTGGTGCTCCTCGACGGGCTAGGCGTGGGACCTGCGCCGACCCCGGATCGGTGCGCCGCCGCCGCGACCACGACGATCCTCGCGCTCTACGACTGGACCCCACCACCGCCCGCAGTCACCGCGCCGTGGCAACAACCGTGCACCGCACTCGGCAACACTCCCCCCTTCTACCGCCTCGACCCCGCTCCACGGAAAGTACACGGACACTTCACCCCAAAACCGCCGAGCCAGCCATCCCGCTAA
- a CDS encoding ribbon-helix-helix protein, CopG family, producing the protein MLREDARTDLTCRTRVYVNPSTLVRLEQLISRNGDPLTSAAIRVAVRRLPDDPGDLAADLATIGAARDLTPETLGPRTNVHLDDDLRDQLDTLAGQLDSDRAELMRLAARQLLANPRDLEKAVTEEIYRGDANRARLLARNTRRQTADQATAEPPVRKAPSPQGNPFGKRHVFRFDEDTKRRLEDLADEYGPRRLSALLRGVGIRRLIENPAADEALAQARRVAAPPRTARVDVALDDELLAHLDALAERLGSNRQELVHLAATRILRFHHNIENRMLDEMFRAPTSRKHLLAKHARRERIRRRDRGSGT; encoded by the coding sequence TTGCTCCGCGAAGACGCCCGCACCGATCTGACCTGCCGCACCCGCGTGTACGTCAACCCCTCCACACTGGTCCGGCTCGAGCAGCTGATCAGCCGCAACGGCGACCCCCTCACCTCTGCGGCCATTCGGGTCGCGGTCCGCCGACTCCCCGACGACCCGGGAGACCTCGCCGCCGACCTGGCCACGATCGGCGCCGCCCGCGACCTGACCCCGGAAACCCTCGGCCCGCGCACGAACGTGCACCTCGACGACGACCTGCGCGACCAACTCGACACCCTCGCCGGGCAGCTCGACTCCGACCGCGCCGAACTCATGCGCCTGGCCGCCCGCCAGCTCCTGGCCAACCCGCGAGACCTCGAGAAGGCGGTGACCGAGGAGATCTACCGCGGGGACGCCAACCGGGCCAGACTCCTCGCCCGGAACACCCGCCGGCAGACCGCGGACCAGGCCACCGCCGAGCCCCCTGTCCGCAAGGCGCCGAGCCCGCAAGGGAACCCGTTCGGGAAACGGCACGTCTTCCGGTTCGATGAGGACACCAAACGCCGCCTGGAAGACCTGGCGGACGAGTACGGTCCCCGCCGGCTGTCCGCGCTGCTCCGCGGCGTCGGGATTCGCAGACTCATCGAGAACCCGGCAGCCGATGAGGCACTGGCGCAGGCACGCCGCGTCGCCGCCCCGCCGCGCACAGCCCGGGTCGACGTCGCCCTCGACGACGAACTCCTCGCGCACCTCGACGCCCTCGCCGAACGGCTCGGCTCGAACCGCCAGGAACTGGTGCATCTGGCGGCCACACGCATCCTCCGTTTCCATCACAACATCGAGAACCGGATGCTCGACGAGATGTTCCGCGCCCCGACCAGCCGGAAACACCTGCTCGCCAAACATGCCCGCCGTGAGCGGATTCGTCGGAGAGATCGCGGCAGCGGCACCTGA
- a CDS encoding IS5 family transposase (programmed frameshift) → MLDGLSLRLVPDALWEIVEPLIPRFAARPQGGGSAPVDDRAVFTAIVYVLTSGCAWRHLPPSFGVTVPTAHRRFTVWAAAGVFERLHREVLDRLGSAGELDWTAAILDAASVRAKKGGSLTGPSPVDHGKKGSKIHVLSEANGIPLVVDVSAANTHDSTLLQPMVSAIPAVKSRRGPRRRKPGKLRADKGYDYDKHRRWLREEGIVPRIARRGIERNDRLGRYRWKIERTIAWLTGYRRLTIRYERRAEHFAGFLHLAAALTCFKKLPT, encoded by the exons GTGTTAGATGGGTTGTCACTGCGGTTGGTGCCGGATGCGTTGTGGGAGATCGTCGAACCGTTGATTCCGCGATTCGCCGCACGGCCGCAGGGAGGTGGCAGTGCGCCGGTGGATGATCGGGCGGTGTTCACCGCGATCGTGTACGTGCTGACCAGTGGATGTGCGTGGCGGCATCTGCCGCCCTCGTTCGGGGTCACAGTTCCTACCGCGCACCGAAGATTTACCGTCTGGGCGGCGGCAGGGGTGTTCGAGAGACTGCACCGTGAGGTGCTCGACCGGCTCGGTAGCGCCGGTGAACTCGACTGGACGGCAGCGATCCTGGACGCCGCGAGCGTGCGGGCGAAAAAAG GGGGATCGCTGACCGGGCCGAGTCCGGTCGATCACGGCAAGAAGGGGTCGAAGATCCACGTCCTGTCCGAGGCCAACGGCATCCCGCTGGTCGTCGATGTGTCCGCGGCGAACACCCACGACAGCACCTTGCTGCAACCGATGGTCAGCGCGATCCCGGCGGTGAAGTCCCGACGTGGGCCGCGCCGTCGCAAACCCGGAAAGCTTCGCGCCGATAAGGGCTACGACTACGACAAGCACCGCCGGTGGCTGCGCGAAGAGGGCATTGTCCCGCGCATCGCTCGTCGCGGAATCGAGAGGAACGACCGGCTGGGCCGGTACCGGTGGAAGATCGAACGCACCATCGCCTGGCTCACCGGCTACCGACGCCTGACCATCCGCTATGAACGCCGCGCCGAGCACTTTGCCGGATTCCTCCATCTCGCGGCCGCGCTCACTTGCTTCAAGAAACTCCCCACATGA
- a CDS encoding MFS transporter gives MSINEAPSEDGCPEGQTDGRIHGVRRQIAIVAVILLLCELNAMAVAMLVPGLRPMAAEFPVEGLAWTITIVSLVGAMVMPLGGKLVDRFGQRPVVLTACAVFLVGSLISALSSSFALMIVGRALQGTIAVMPVIAYRVFRDSLPPRVVPIALGALGTGFGVSGLLAPVIGGAFVDGLGYRSIFWFFFAFTAVLAPLSVIVLPRTPRQRSAEVGRVDILGGLLLALGIGGILLGLGQGDKWGWLAPLTLLVILGGFIALGMFVLVESRVEEPMIDLRVLRNPAVALTLTVGLVGFMACGMMAIALPQMLQTPSSTGMMYAFGLSALMVGLAQIPFGITSMVFGPLGGLLTKRFNPRAIMISSMASFAIGSTLLALAHHSLVLVLVWLCVMGVGFGLFWAAQPNLMVEAVPRKYTGVSGGIQVCSVSISTAIASAIVGAVLSSNVADVGPEGPLYNDAAFTTIFLVGAGSAVIALIISMFMRHGRQPATGGAATDLELDVEGATFARVGSADGQGLA, from the coding sequence ATGTCTATCAATGAAGCGCCGAGTGAGGATGGCTGCCCCGAGGGTCAAACTGACGGACGAATCCACGGGGTCCGACGGCAGATAGCGATCGTCGCGGTCATCCTGCTGTTGTGCGAACTCAACGCGATGGCTGTCGCAATGCTGGTACCTGGTCTACGCCCTATGGCAGCAGAGTTTCCGGTCGAAGGACTCGCCTGGACAATAACGATAGTCTCTCTGGTCGGCGCGATGGTGATGCCCCTCGGAGGTAAGCTGGTTGACCGCTTCGGCCAACGGCCGGTGGTTCTCACCGCCTGCGCGGTATTTCTGGTAGGAAGCCTGATCTCGGCGCTATCGTCGTCTTTCGCCCTGATGATCGTGGGTCGGGCACTCCAGGGGACGATAGCGGTGATGCCTGTGATCGCGTACCGGGTGTTCCGGGACTCACTACCACCACGCGTCGTCCCGATTGCGTTAGGGGCACTCGGAACTGGGTTCGGCGTCTCCGGACTGCTAGCACCTGTCATCGGGGGTGCGTTCGTCGATGGTCTGGGCTACCGGTCGATCTTCTGGTTCTTCTTCGCCTTCACGGCAGTGCTCGCGCCGCTGAGCGTCATCGTATTGCCCCGCACTCCTCGGCAACGGTCCGCTGAGGTCGGGCGAGTCGACATCCTCGGTGGCCTGCTACTGGCGTTGGGCATCGGAGGGATCCTGCTTGGGCTTGGGCAGGGTGACAAGTGGGGCTGGCTTGCGCCCCTAACCCTGCTGGTCATTCTCGGTGGATTTATCGCACTGGGCATGTTCGTGTTGGTCGAGAGCCGGGTTGAAGAACCCATGATCGACCTCCGGGTACTGCGCAACCCAGCCGTCGCGCTGACCCTTACAGTCGGTCTGGTTGGGTTCATGGCGTGCGGGATGATGGCGATCGCCCTCCCGCAGATGCTGCAGACCCCTTCCTCCACCGGCATGATGTACGCCTTCGGTCTCAGTGCGTTGATGGTCGGCCTGGCCCAGATCCCATTCGGGATCACGTCCATGGTGTTCGGACCGCTCGGCGGGCTGCTTACGAAACGCTTCAACCCGCGGGCGATCATGATCTCCAGCATGGCCAGCTTCGCGATCGGATCGACGCTGCTGGCTCTAGCGCACCACTCACTGGTACTTGTTCTCGTCTGGTTATGCGTTATGGGTGTCGGGTTCGGGCTCTTTTGGGCGGCCCAACCCAATCTGATGGTGGAGGCGGTGCCTCGGAAGTACACGGGAGTCTCGGGTGGGATCCAGGTCTGCTCGGTCTCGATCTCAACTGCTATCGCCAGTGCAATCGTGGGCGCCGTGCTGTCGAGCAATGTCGCGGACGTAGGCCCCGAAGGGCCGTTATACAACGACGCCGCGTTCACCACAATCTTCCTTGTCGGTGCAGGGAGCGCTGTCATCGCCCTGATAATTTCCATGTTTATGCGACACGGACGACAGCCCGCCACCGGGGGCGCCGCAACCGACCTCGAGCTGGACGTCGAGGGTGCTACTTTTGCACGTGTCGGCTCTGCCGACGGGCAGGGCCTCGCCTGA
- a CDS encoding helix-turn-helix domain-containing protein: MSAAHEQPTVVEQEQALQALQLLRDVDPAGETLDVTVAGTSESVHLPRAALDLILEVLANMAAGQGVTVVPAHAELTTQQAAQMLNVSRPHVIKLLDEGNIEYRMVGRHRRILASSLLTYQRTQLGTSRAAADELAALTEDLGLY, translated from the coding sequence ATGTCCGCAGCACATGAGCAGCCGACCGTGGTCGAGCAGGAGCAGGCCCTGCAGGCCCTGCAGTTGCTTCGTGACGTGGATCCGGCGGGGGAGACCCTGGATGTGACCGTGGCCGGCACTTCGGAGTCGGTGCACCTTCCGCGCGCGGCACTCGATCTGATCCTCGAGGTGTTGGCGAATATGGCTGCGGGGCAGGGGGTCACCGTCGTCCCGGCGCACGCGGAGTTGACGACCCAGCAGGCCGCGCAGATGCTCAACGTCTCGCGCCCGCATGTGATCAAGCTTCTCGACGAGGGGAACATCGAGTACCGGATGGTCGGCCGGCATCGCCGGATCCTGGCATCGTCGCTGCTCACGTATCAGCGGACGCAGCTGGGGACCTCGCGGGCGGCCGCGGACGAGCTGGCGGCCCTGACGGAAGACCTCGGGTTGTACTGA
- a CDS encoding histone-like nucleoid-structuring protein Lsr2 — protein MACKVVVELVDDIDGTVFGGDGESITFSVNGVDYEVDLKGKHASEFHKQIGFFIEHATRVGGRKRRSDRFAVSDAPVRRRGNGKEIRAWAAEQGYEISSRGRIPAEVEQAFQDALNAKER, from the coding sequence GTGGCGTGCAAGGTAGTTGTCGAACTGGTCGACGACATCGACGGAACCGTCTTCGGTGGGGACGGGGAGAGCATCACCTTTTCCGTCAACGGGGTGGATTACGAAGTTGATCTGAAAGGCAAGCACGCCAGCGAGTTTCACAAGCAGATCGGATTCTTCATTGAGCACGCCACCCGGGTCGGTGGCCGCAAACGACGTTCCGATCGTTTCGCGGTCTCGGACGCCCCGGTGCGGCGGCGCGGGAACGGCAAGGAGATCCGCGCCTGGGCGGCCGAACAGGGCTACGAAATCTCCTCGCGCGGGCGCATTCCCGCCGAGGTCGAGCAGGCGTTCCAGGACGCACTGAACGCGAAGGAGCGTTGA
- a CDS encoding MDR/zinc-dependent alcohol dehydrogenase-like family protein, whose product MSAPAKRSAAMLVGPGELVIEEHPIPEVRERDVLVKVDRGAICGSDLHAVYDGLGFLVNQSKPEAGGPGHEGVGTVVETRSERFQVGDRVLILNVGSFAEYTVVSEDWLLTLPEDQSFARMIMAQQLGVCLYGMDRFWPRDREAGKVATLIGAGSIGLNFLQLLKLWGFETVIVSDLEQARLDVARELGATEVVLAPAESVVEMTRKLTGGLGADLVVEAAGYDETRAQSVEAVREDGRIGFFGYPESYEPSPFPFGDAFWKGPISIEIVKGAQRIKGLPHFHEAIKLISDGTIPVDHLLDAEYPLDDITTAFEAARARKHIKVQLVV is encoded by the coding sequence GTGAGCGCACCTGCGAAGCGATCGGCCGCGATGCTGGTCGGTCCCGGCGAGCTGGTGATCGAGGAACACCCGATCCCGGAGGTTCGAGAGCGCGACGTACTTGTCAAGGTGGACCGCGGGGCGATCTGCGGTAGTGACCTGCACGCCGTGTACGACGGTCTGGGCTTTTTGGTCAATCAGTCCAAGCCGGAGGCCGGCGGTCCAGGCCATGAGGGTGTCGGGACCGTCGTCGAGACGCGGTCCGAGCGGTTCCAGGTAGGGGACCGCGTGCTCATCCTCAATGTGGGCTCCTTCGCCGAGTACACCGTCGTTTCCGAGGACTGGTTACTGACCCTGCCCGAGGATCAGTCGTTCGCCCGAATGATCATGGCCCAGCAGCTGGGCGTGTGCCTGTACGGGATGGACCGGTTCTGGCCGCGGGACAGGGAGGCCGGCAAGGTGGCTACGCTGATCGGTGCCGGCTCGATCGGTCTGAACTTCTTGCAGTTGCTCAAGCTTTGGGGCTTCGAGACCGTCATCGTCTCCGACCTGGAGCAGGCACGCCTGGATGTCGCGCGTGAACTCGGAGCGACCGAGGTGGTTCTCGCGCCGGCGGAGTCAGTCGTCGAGATGACCCGAAAGTTGACCGGAGGGCTGGGCGCGGATCTCGTGGTGGAGGCGGCAGGGTACGACGAGACCCGGGCCCAGTCGGTCGAGGCGGTGAGGGAGGACGGCCGAATCGGGTTCTTCGGTTACCCGGAGTCCTATGAGCCGTCCCCGTTTCCCTTTGGAGACGCGTTCTGGAAGGGGCCGATCTCGATTGAGATCGTCAAGGGCGCACAGCGAATCAAGGGGCTGCCGCACTTCCACGAAGCGATCAAGTTGATCAGCGACGGGACGATCCCTGTCGACCATCTGCTCGATGCAGAGTATCCGCTCGACGACATCACGACCGCCTTCGAAGCGGCCCGGGCCAGGAAGCACATCAAGGTCCAGCTCGTCGTCTGA
- a CDS encoding MFS transporter codes for MIVVLLIAAIVEFLELNMIYVALPAMYKEYGDPAIVGWLVTSFALVAAVAAGIGGRLGDVIGARRVLVGALAVAVLGSLISALAVSFPMLLTGRALQGFSGAILPVAYGELRRVITPARLKTAIGLLSGGAFLGAALGFLSAGLAIQYFGWRSIFCLSAVLGVASAMLCLTLPRPTASTLRVRDIDFVGGTLFAPAVAAILLGVTQLRSWGIGDLRIVGLLVAGIALLGVWVSYELRHANPFFDIRLFRRPRFLASCVGIALFSAGVLSLAVLVSPIMQQSPATGIGFGLSASVYGVISMALAFVGFAFSPVGGLLSQRIGAARAAIIGATVSTIGIVGMMITLHSSVAMFLLFMVLAGNIGCAMTWASFPNLVVEGVPSSRTSEATGMQQVVKQVAQAGGLQLVSVLLAGGAVAGPGGAAVLTESSYRAALWYLVVLSVLVIPVVYLARRTPAEDVSEAAATTVPVRAGVAVEPS; via the coding sequence GTGATTGTCGTGCTTCTCATCGCGGCCATCGTCGAGTTCCTCGAACTTAACATGATCTACGTAGCCCTTCCCGCAATGTACAAAGAGTACGGCGATCCCGCCATCGTTGGATGGCTGGTCACGAGCTTCGCTCTCGTCGCCGCGGTCGCGGCCGGCATCGGTGGTCGGTTGGGGGACGTGATCGGCGCCCGACGGGTGCTGGTCGGCGCGCTGGCGGTCGCCGTGCTCGGGTCGCTGATCAGTGCGCTCGCAGTGAGCTTCCCAATGCTCCTGACCGGGCGTGCCTTGCAAGGGTTCTCGGGGGCGATCTTGCCCGTCGCTTATGGCGAGCTTCGGCGGGTCATCACTCCTGCACGGCTGAAGACCGCCATCGGATTACTGTCCGGAGGTGCCTTCCTCGGCGCCGCACTCGGATTCCTTTCAGCAGGTCTCGCGATCCAGTACTTCGGCTGGCGATCAATCTTCTGTTTGAGCGCGGTCCTTGGCGTCGCCAGCGCCATGCTCTGCCTGACCCTTCCGCGACCCACCGCTTCGACTTTGCGGGTCCGCGACATCGATTTCGTCGGCGGCACCCTCTTCGCCCCGGCTGTTGCGGCAATTCTGCTTGGCGTCACCCAGCTGCGCTCGTGGGGAATCGGCGATCTGCGGATCGTCGGCCTGCTCGTCGCCGGGATCGCGCTCCTCGGCGTCTGGGTCAGCTACGAGCTTCGGCACGCGAACCCCTTCTTTGATATCCGGCTGTTCCGACGTCCCCGGTTCCTCGCCTCCTGCGTCGGGATTGCGCTCTTCTCGGCAGGGGTATTGTCCCTCGCCGTTCTCGTGTCCCCGATCATGCAGCAGTCCCCCGCGACGGGCATCGGATTCGGACTCAGCGCCTCGGTTTACGGCGTCATATCGATGGCGCTTGCCTTCGTAGGATTCGCCTTCTCGCCGGTCGGCGGGTTGCTCTCGCAGCGCATCGGTGCGGCGCGGGCGGCGATCATAGGCGCGACCGTCTCGACCATTGGCATCGTCGGAATGATGATCACACTGCATAGCTCCGTGGCCATGTTCTTGCTTTTCATGGTGCTGGCCGGGAATATCGGTTGTGCCATGACATGGGCAAGTTTTCCCAACCTTGTCGTGGAGGGAGTTCCGTCGTCGCGAACCAGCGAAGCGACGGGAATGCAGCAGGTCGTGAAGCAGGTTGCGCAGGCCGGCGGGCTCCAACTGGTCTCGGTCCTCCTCGCCGGTGGCGCGGTGGCGGGTCCCGGCGGAGCAGCTGTGCTGACCGAGAGCAGTTACCGCGCAGCACTCTGGTACTTGGTCGTTCTCAGCGTCCTCGTAATCCCCGTTGTATACCTGGCGCGACGAACCCCGGCGGAGGACGTCTCCGAAGCCGCCGCGACCACCGTCCCCGTGCGTGCTGGCGTCGCCGTCGAACCGTCCTGA
- a CDS encoding alpha-hydroxy-acid oxidizing protein: protein MATREPGVRRGTDVAKALALGARACLSARPFVYALGAGVNRKCVGRQRGRGAPPHLRRYLHPRKHRGHPAALEDWYIFAELRWTVTSVTDTPA, encoded by the coding sequence CTGGCCACTAGGGAGCCCGGCGTCAGGCGCGGCACAGATGTCGCCAAGGCACTTGCGCTCGGGGCACGGGCATGTCTTTCCGCACGCCCGTTCGTGTACGCACTCGGTGCGGGGGTGAACCGGAAGTGCGTCGGGCGGCAACGCGGCAGAGGAGCACCTCCGCACCTTCGTCGCTACCTACACCCCCGAAAGCATCGAGGTCATCCAGCGGCCCTCGAAGACTGGTACATCTTCGCCGAGCTCCGCTGGACAGTCACCTCCGTCACCGATACACCCGCCTAA